The following are encoded together in the Flavobacterium haoranii genome:
- the porG gene encoding type IX secretion system protein PorG — MRYLFIYILVFFSLFEAKAQINELGVFLGGVNYIGDVGPTDYISPNEPAIGLVYKWNRSPRHAWRFSYQYGKLSSKDIDSDVPGRELRGYSFKNHVHDFSAGLEFNFFDFDLHESGFVMTPYIFGGVSYFIYNEIYIPVDESEIDYRDSAFAIPMVVGFKARLYDSLILGLEVGARYTFTDNLDGSNPKNDNFENLRFGNLNSNDWYVFTGFTITYTFGQNPCFCAE, encoded by the coding sequence ATGAGGTATTTATTCATTTACATATTAGTGTTTTTCAGTCTCTTCGAAGCAAAAGCTCAAATTAACGAGCTTGGTGTGTTTTTAGGAGGTGTAAATTATATTGGAGATGTAGGCCCAACTGACTATATATCGCCAAACGAACCTGCTATAGGTTTGGTTTACAAATGGAATCGTAGCCCAAGACATGCATGGCGTTTTTCTTATCAATATGGAAAATTAAGCAGTAAAGATATCGATAGTGATGTTCCTGGCAGAGAATTAAGAGGCTATAGCTTTAAAAACCATGTACATGATTTTTCTGCAGGTTTAGAATTTAATTTTTTCGATTTCGATTTACACGAATCTGGTTTTGTAATGACACCTTATATTTTTGGTGGCGTTAGTTATTTCATTTACAACGAAATTTACATCCCAGTAGATGAAAGTGAAATTGATTATAGAGATAGTGCTTTTGCTATTCCAATGGTTGTAGGTTTTAAAGCGCGTTTATACGATAGTTTAATATTAGGTTTAGAAGTTGGTGCTCGTTATACATTTACTGACAATTTAGATGGAAGTAATCCAAAAAATGATAATTTTGAAAATCTACGTTTTGGAAATCTAAATAGTAATGATTGGTATGTATTTACTGGTTTTACAATAACTTACACATTTGGTCAAAATCCATGTTTTTGCGCAGAATAA
- a CDS encoding isoprenyl transferase produces the protein MNLLEQINTDKLPKHLAIIMDGNGRWAKQKGFLRTIGHESGTKSVKTTVETCAKLGIENLTLYAFSTENWNRPKLEVDTLMKLLISSLKKELKTLNKNNIRLNAIGNLTNLPVKVQAELQEVIQKTSENTRMTLNLALSYGAREELVQAVKKISDKVKNNIISTDTIDETIINQHLYTHDLPDVDLVIRTSGEHRISNFLLWQIAYAEFYFTEVLWPDFNEANLYEAIISYQNRERRFGKTSEQLS, from the coding sequence ATGAATTTATTAGAACAAATAAATACAGACAAATTACCAAAGCACTTAGCCATCATAATGGATGGCAATGGTCGTTGGGCAAAACAAAAGGGATTCCTTAGAACAATTGGACATGAAAGTGGCACCAAATCTGTAAAAACAACTGTTGAAACTTGTGCAAAATTAGGTATTGAAAACCTTACTCTTTATGCTTTTTCAACAGAAAACTGGAACCGCCCAAAACTTGAAGTAGACACACTTATGAAGCTTTTAATTTCCTCGCTTAAAAAGGAATTAAAGACTTTAAATAAAAATAATATCCGCTTAAATGCTATAGGAAATTTAACAAATTTACCTGTAAAAGTACAAGCAGAATTACAAGAAGTAATTCAAAAAACATCAGAAAACACTAGGATGACACTTAATTTAGCACTGAGTTATGGAGCTAGGGAAGAGCTTGTTCAAGCTGTTAAAAAAATTAGCGATAAAGTTAAAAATAATATAATTTCAACTGACACTATTGACGAAACAATTATTAATCAGCATCTTTACACCCATGATTTGCCAGATGTTGACTTAGTAATAAGAACAAGTGGAGAGCATAGAATCAGTAATTTTTTATTATGGCAAATTGCTTATGCTGAATTTTATTTCACAGAAGTATTATGGCCTGATTTTAATGAAGCAAATTTATATGAAGCTATTATTAGCTATCAAAATAGAGAGAGAAGATTTGGTAAAACAAGTGAACAATTATCATAA
- a CDS encoding OmpH family outer membrane protein yields MKKLLFLLLISTISFSQSRGIRIAYIDMEYILEKVPSYAEAKNQLEQKTVKWKQDIEVKKNEINRLKDNLKTEKAFLTKELIEEREEEISYLEKELLDYQEKRFGPKGDLIIQKTVLVKPIQDQVFTSIQDIAEKKKYDFVFDKSSDLTMLFAAQRHDISDLVIRTITRAEKREQLTKKQLKEQENQEALEDMQDENPALAERQKILDEKKAAREKLLADKKATRDSLIAARKKEMEDRRAKTLEERNNKKNGTVIENDDTDDAKDKINNNEEAKTGDLKEEDPEAKTELSAEEKRQKLEEEKQKKIEERKKALEEKEKKYLKNEKLLKTKKNNFKTNLILI; encoded by the coding sequence ATGAAAAAATTACTCTTTTTATTATTGATTTCAACCATTTCATTTTCTCAATCAAGAGGAATTCGAATTGCGTATATTGATATGGAATACATTTTAGAGAAAGTTCCTAGTTATGCTGAAGCTAAAAATCAACTAGAACAAAAAACTGTAAAATGGAAACAAGACATTGAAGTTAAAAAAAATGAAATCAATAGATTAAAAGATAACTTAAAAACTGAAAAAGCTTTTTTAACTAAGGAATTAATTGAAGAAAGAGAAGAAGAAATTTCTTATTTAGAGAAAGAACTTTTGGATTATCAAGAAAAAAGATTTGGCCCAAAAGGTGATTTAATTATTCAAAAAACAGTTTTAGTAAAACCTATTCAAGATCAAGTTTTTACTTCAATTCAAGATATTGCTGAAAAAAAGAAATATGATTTCGTTTTCGATAAATCATCTGATTTAACCATGTTATTTGCTGCTCAACGTCATGATATTAGTGATTTAGTAATTAGAACTATTACAAGAGCAGAAAAAAGAGAGCAGTTAACCAAAAAACAGTTAAAAGAACAAGAAAATCAAGAAGCATTAGAAGATATGCAAGATGAAAATCCTGCACTAGCTGAAAGACAAAAAATTCTTGACGAGAAAAAAGCTGCTAGAGAAAAACTATTAGCTGATAAAAAAGCTACAAGAGACAGTTTAATTGCCGCTCGTAAAAAAGAAATGGAAGATAGAAGAGCAAAAACTCTTGAAGAGCGAAATAACAAAAAAAATGGCACGGTAATTGAAAATGATGATACAGACGATGCTAAGGATAAAATAAACAATAACGAAGAAGCCAAAACTGGTGACTTAAAAGAAGAAGATCCTGAAGCTAAAACTGAATTATCTGCTGAAGAGAAAAGGCAAAAGCTAGAAGAAGAGAAACAAAAGAAAATAGAAGAACGTAAAAAAGCTCTCGAAGAAAAAGAAAAAAAATACTTGAAGAACGAGAAGCTGCTAAAAACAAAAAAGAATAATTTTAAAACAAACCTTATATTAATTTAG
- a CDS encoding OmpH family outer membrane protein, which translates to MKQLKTLVIALVMFVGAQASAQSKVAHIDVQALMTNMPEMKAAQSQLDKIKENYDKEYKTMVQEYQTKMQKYEQEAPTAGEALNESRSKEMQEMGGRIQQFQQSVQTDLGKKEMELLKPILEKAQKAIQKVATAKGFDYVLDATTGGGVLVANGPDILADVKKELGF; encoded by the coding sequence ATGAAACAATTAAAAACTTTAGTTATTGCATTAGTAATGTTTGTAGGTGCACAAGCATCTGCTCAATCAAAAGTTGCTCATATTGATGTACAAGCTTTAATGACAAACATGCCGGAAATGAAAGCTGCTCAATCGCAATTAGACAAAATCAAAGAAAACTACGACAAAGAATACAAAACAATGGTTCAAGAATACCAAACTAAAATGCAAAAATATGAGCAAGAAGCGCCAACAGCTGGTGAAGCTTTAAACGAGTCTCGTTCAAAAGAAATGCAAGAAATGGGTGGACGTATTCAACAATTCCAACAAAGTGTTCAAACTGACTTAGGTAAAAAAGAAATGGAATTATTAAAACCTATTTTAGAAAAAGCTCAAAAAGCAATTCAAAAAGTTGCTACAGCTAAAGGTTTTGATTATGTTTTAGATGCAACTACTGGTGGTGGTGTTTTAGTAGCAAACGGTCCAGATATTTTAGCTGATGTTAAAAAAGAATTAGGTTTCTAA
- the murI gene encoding glutamate racemase, whose protein sequence is MSNTNVIGLFDSGVGGTSIWREINTLLPNENTLYLADSKNAPYGLKSKEEIIELCYKNTEFLLEQNAKLIVVACNTATTNAIKELRAKYDVPFIGIEPAIKPAANSTKTHTIGILATKGTLNSDLFHEKVKSFTNIKIIEQIGHGLVQLIENGDIESAEMMELLETYLKPMVAQNIDYLVLGCSHYPYLVPQIKKIIPSSIKIIDSGEAVAKQTKKILELNGIANTSQEKGKNVFYTNNEPSILENILGFHHNVFYLDF, encoded by the coding sequence ATGAGTAATACAAACGTAATTGGCCTTTTCGATTCAGGTGTTGGTGGAACTTCTATATGGAGAGAAATCAATACATTGTTACCAAACGAAAATACTTTGTACTTAGCTGATAGTAAAAATGCCCCTTACGGTTTAAAATCAAAAGAAGAAATCATAGAGTTATGCTACAAAAACACCGAATTTCTTTTAGAACAAAATGCTAAACTCATAGTAGTAGCTTGTAATACTGCAACTACTAATGCAATTAAAGAATTGCGCGCAAAATATGATGTTCCCTTCATCGGAATTGAGCCCGCAATAAAACCAGCCGCAAATTCTACAAAAACACACACAATAGGTATTCTCGCTACAAAAGGAACTCTTAACAGCGATTTATTCCATGAAAAGGTAAAAAGCTTCACTAACATTAAAATAATTGAGCAAATTGGCCATGGATTGGTTCAGCTTATAGAAAATGGAGATATTGAATCGGCTGAGATGATGGAACTTCTAGAAACGTATCTAAAACCAATGGTAGCACAAAACATAGATTATTTAGTTTTAGGTTGTAGTCATTATCCTTATTTGGTTCCTCAAATCAAGAAAATAATTCCGAGTTCAATTAAGATTATAGATTCGGGAGAAGCCGTTGCTAAACAAACCAAGAAAATACTTGAATTAAACGGAATTGCAAATACTTCTCAAGAAAAAGGTAAAAACGTATTCTATACAAATAACGAACCAAGCATACTAGAGAATATACTTGGTTTTCATCACAATGTATTTTATTTAGATTTCTAA
- a CDS encoding gamma carbonic anhydrase family protein, protein MLIKEVNGKYPQVPEDCYVAENATIVGDVTFGEKCSVWFNAVVRGDVNSITIGNKVNIQDGAVIHCTYQKHPTLIGNNVSIGHNAIVHGCVVHDNVLIGMGAIVMDNCVIESNSIVAAGSVVTQNTVVESGTIYAGIPAKKVKELNASDFAGEIQRISNNYVMYSSWFKEE, encoded by the coding sequence ATGTTGATTAAAGAAGTAAACGGAAAATATCCTCAAGTTCCTGAGGATTGTTATGTAGCAGAAAACGCAACTATTGTTGGTGATGTAACTTTTGGTGAAAAATGTAGTGTTTGGTTTAATGCAGTGGTAAGAGGAGATGTTAATTCTATTACTATTGGTAATAAAGTGAATATTCAAGATGGAGCCGTAATCCATTGTACTTATCAAAAGCATCCAACTTTAATAGGTAACAATGTTTCTATCGGTCATAATGCAATTGTACATGGTTGCGTAGTTCACGATAATGTTTTGATTGGAATGGGAGCAATAGTTATGGATAATTGTGTTATTGAAAGCAATTCAATAGTTGCTGCAGGTTCTGTTGTAACACAAAATACAGTTGTGGAAAGCGGGACTATATATGCTGGAATTCCTGCTAAAAAAGTGAAAGAATTAAATGCAAGTGATTTTGCCGGAGAAATACAAAGAATATCAAATAACTATGTAATGTATTCTTCTTGGTTTAAAGAAGAATAG